One Archocentrus centrarchus isolate MPI-CPG fArcCen1 chromosome 14, fArcCen1, whole genome shotgun sequence DNA window includes the following coding sequences:
- the LOC115792414 gene encoding uncharacterized protein LOC115792414, with translation MLRLWSQLVLNSEVLYRKRMVNGEVTYQLVLPQSYRNVALESLHDATGHMGVDRTMDLVRNRFYWPHMAADIDNKVRTCERCIWQKARAERSAPLVNIQTNRPLELVCIDYLSLEPDGRGTKNILVMTDHFTKYAVAVPTPDQKATTVAKALWNNFFVHYGFPERLHSDQGRDFESTLIKELCSLLGIKKSRTTPYHPRGNPVERFNRTLLAMLGTLQEENKVKWKDFVQPLVHTYNCTKHDTTGYSPYQLMFGRQPNLPIDIAFGLTPVGQGKVSHTEYVKNLRETLTESYKIAADHSAQSAFHNKQRFDKRVRESKLEAGDRVFVRNVGIRGKHKIANKWSETIYKVVKQVRDLPVYVVAPCDSDGPERVLHRDLLLPCGFLPPTVVEQGPSQTRAKCGSKGSEPDSPAKGSRSDRNDDENTVLSESDDEEDGVEYYYPRFTATSARNATGNEGDMDNTVHNAPEPGPSSSVEASPTKESDEVVKDSSWQRNSPTVPDSVAPQNPAPEIEVEESVEKSTLDPEALTFQPQESKKRHEITALEAETTPEAVEPGNPGVDEIIKKSQTPDVDEAHGVEGNAEKVELRKSTRERTLPKRLTYPSLGNPLVVVMQSLLSGLDQALTEALTVDTGLHICQFQPEMSEIV, from the coding sequence ATGCTACGTCTTTGGAGCCAGCTGGTTCTAAACAGTGAAGTGCTCTACAGAAAGCGGATGGTGAATGGAGAGGTTACTTACCAACTTGTCTTACCACAGAGCTACAGGAATGTGGCTCTAGAAAGCCTCCATGATGCCACTGGCCACATGGGAGTTGATCGCACTATGGACTTGGTGCGCAATCGCTTTTATTGGCCACACATGGCGGCAGATATTGACAACAAAGTTCGAACCTGTGAGCGCTGCATTTGGCAAAAGGCCAGAGCTGAACGCAGTGCTCCTCTTGTAAACATTCAGACAAACAGACCACTGGAATTGGTCTGTATTGACTATTTGTCCTTAGAGCCAGATGGACGAGGTACTAAGAATATACTCGTTATGACAGACCATTTCACTAAGTATGCTGTGGCTGTCCCAACACCTGACCAGAAGGCGACAACTGTCGCAAAGGCATTGTGGAACAACTTCTTTGTCCATTATGGTTTCCCTGAGCGGTTGCATAGTGACCAGGGGAGGGATTTTGAATCCACTCTCATAAAGGAGCTGTGTAGCCTGCTTGGGATAAAGAAATCCCGAACGACACCGTATCATCCACGTGGCAACCCTGTGGAGAGATTTAACAGGACTCTTCTAGCCATGTTAGGTACGCTTCAGGAAGAGAACAAAGTTAAATGGAAGGACTTTGTGCAACCATTAGTGCATACTTACAACTGCACCAAGCATGACACTACTGGGTATTCCCCATATCAGCTCATGTTTGGGAGACAACCCAACCTACCTATTGACATTGCTTTTGGTCTGACCCCTGTTGGACAAGGGAAAGTGTCTCACACTGAGTATGTCAAGAATCTCAGAGAAACTCTAACAGAGAGCTACAAGATTGCAGCTGATCACAGTGCACAAAGTGCTTTTCACAATAAACAGCGCTTTGACAAGAGAGTCAGAGAGTCAAAGCTGGAGGCTGGAGATCGTGTCTTTGTGAGAAACGTTGGGATCCGTGGGAAACACAAAATAGCCAACAAATGGAGTGAGACCATTTACAAGGTCGTGAAGCAAGTGCGAGATCTACCGGTCTATGTCGTTGCACCTTGCGACTCCGATGGGCCAGAAAGAGTGCTGCACAGGGATTTGTTGCTACCCTGCGGTTTTCTGCCCCCTACAGTTGTAGAGCAGGGACCCAGCCAAACCAGAGCCAAATGTGGTTCAAAAGGGTCCGAGCCCGACAGTCCAGCTAAGGGGAGCAGATCTGAcagaaatgatgatgaaaacacTGTGTTATCAGAAAgtgatgatgaagaggatggTGTTGAGTATTATTATCCACGCTTCACAGCTACCAGTGCTAGAAATGCTACCGGTAATGAAGGAGACATGGATAATACAGTTCATAATGCACCTGAACCTGGACCAAGTTCCAGTGTTGAAGCCAGTCCCACAAAGGAAAGTGATGAAGTTGTAAAGGATTCTTCATGGCAAAGAAACAGCCCAACTGTGCCTGATAGTGTTGCACCACAGAATCCAGCACCAGAAATTGAGGTTGAGGAATCAGTGGAGAAATCTACTCTTGACCCAGAAGCACTGACCTTTCAACCACAAGAGTCGAAGAAGAGACATGAGATCACAGCCCTTGAAGCTGAGACAACACCAGAGGCTGTTGAACCTGGAAACCCAGGTGTGGATGAAATAATTAAGAAGTCTCAGACTCCTGATGTGGATGAGGCTCATGGAGTGGAAGGAAATGCAGAAAAAGTGGAATTGAGGAAATCTACTCGAGAAAGAACCCTTCCTAAAAGACTGACATATCCATCATTAGGGAATCCTCTGGTGGTAGTCATGCAGTCCTTGCTAAGTGGTTTAGATCAAGCTCTTACTGAAGCACTTACTGTTGATACTGGACTACATATTTGTCAATTTCAACCTGAAATGTCTGAGATTGTGTAG